In one Gemmatimonadota bacterium genomic region, the following are encoded:
- a CDS encoding prolipoprotein diacylglyceryl transferase produces MPFYPLLSVTVHRFEVQIGSLPPLTGFGLAMLMAFLIGQIVGTAELTRRGHTVEAEAFGDFTVAAVVGGLLGAKLYYSILFHETLFSRGGFVFWGGLVGGILGTFAVIKWKKLTFTRVSDATAIGLAAAYAVGRSGCWAVGDDYGRPWNGFLAVKFPEGAPPSTVANLTQQFGVKALEGQPLSDVVAVYPTQLFEVAMGLVMFAVLWRFRAHKHAAGWLFGMYCVLAGLERFTVEFFRAKDDHFFGPLTMAQVIALLFATGGLVWMAVRRAPAAQQA; encoded by the coding sequence ATGCCATTCTATCCGTTGCTCTCCGTCACGGTCCACCGATTCGAAGTGCAGATCGGTTCACTGCCTCCGCTCACCGGCTTTGGACTGGCGATGCTCATGGCCTTTCTGATCGGGCAGATCGTCGGAACTGCTGAGCTGACCCGCCGTGGCCATACCGTGGAGGCAGAGGCGTTCGGTGACTTCACCGTGGCGGCGGTGGTCGGCGGCCTGCTCGGAGCGAAGCTCTACTATTCGATCCTCTTTCACGAGACGCTGTTTTCGCGCGGCGGCTTTGTGTTCTGGGGCGGCCTCGTGGGCGGTATCCTCGGCACCTTTGCCGTGATCAAATGGAAGAAGCTGACGTTCACGCGCGTCAGCGATGCGACGGCCATCGGACTCGCCGCGGCGTATGCCGTGGGACGCAGCGGATGTTGGGCCGTGGGCGACGACTATGGCCGCCCGTGGAATGGCTTTCTCGCGGTGAAGTTTCCTGAAGGCGCCCCGCCGTCGACGGTCGCGAACCTCACGCAGCAGTTCGGCGTGAAGGCTTTGGAAGGACAACCGCTGTCCGACGTGGTCGCGGTGTACCCCACGCAGTTGTTTGAAGTGGCGATGGGACTCGTGATGTTTGCCGTGCTCTGGCGCTTTCGCGCTCACAAGCACGCGGCCGGCTGGCTCTTCGGCATGTACTGCGTGCTGGCTGGGCTCGAGCGGTTTACCGTGGAGTTTTTCCGCGCCAAGGACGACCACTTTTTTGGTCCGCTCACAATGGCGCAGGTGATCGCGCTGCTGTTCGCCACCGGCGGACTCGTGTGGATGGCAGTGCGGCGCGCGCCGGCGGCCCAGCAGGCCTAG